A genomic window from Halorubrum trapanicum includes:
- the acs gene encoding acetate--CoA ligase yields MDDVGVDGWRASGVADGDAVEPPAGFRDRAVASDAGIYERFDREGPEAWRAAADLLTWDREYETVLDDSEPPFYEWFPDGRLNAAANCVDRHLDDRRNQLAIRWFGKRGERRSYTYLDLHREVNAVAAGLRDLGVEEDDVVTLYLPMVPELPIAMLACARIGAPHNVVFAGLSAEALATRIDAADSEYLITCDGYYRREDAFNQKSKADNARIRAEGELSAAVVVDRLGDELAVSLGDDEHEYDALVEAHDGETVEPVARDATDLLFVMYTSGTTGRPKGVEHATGGYLAHVAWTTRKVLDVRPDDTYWCAADIGWITGHSYGVYGPLATGTTTVLYEGSPDYPDRDRVWDLIERNAVSVFYTSPTAIRSFMKWGAEYPESHDLSSIRLLGTVGESITPKAWRWYREHVGGGDAPVVDTWWQTETGAISLATLPGITPMKPGKVGPPLPGIDARVVGEDGEPVDPGESGYLTLASPWPGMLRGLREGDERYLREYWVEGEDGWRYRTGDGATVDEDGYVTILGRVDDVINVRAQRFNTGELEAAIVDADGVTEAAVVGDGDGHIVAYVTTKSDVEPGEPLREAIADRLASVVGDVARPDRVVFTPELPKTRSGKIMRRLLEDIARGEEFGDVSALRNPEVVGEIESTVREMGNQI; encoded by the coding sequence ATGGACGACGTCGGAGTCGACGGGTGGCGAGCGAGCGGGGTCGCTGACGGCGACGCCGTCGAGCCACCGGCGGGATTTCGCGACCGGGCCGTCGCAAGCGACGCGGGGATATACGAGCGGTTCGACCGCGAGGGCCCGGAAGCGTGGCGCGCGGCCGCCGACCTGCTGACGTGGGACCGGGAGTACGAGACAGTCCTCGACGACTCCGAGCCGCCGTTCTACGAGTGGTTCCCCGACGGGCGGCTCAACGCCGCGGCGAACTGCGTCGACCGCCACCTCGACGACCGCCGGAACCAGCTCGCGATCCGGTGGTTCGGGAAGCGCGGCGAGCGCCGGTCGTACACGTACCTCGACCTCCACCGCGAGGTGAACGCGGTCGCGGCCGGGCTCCGCGACCTCGGCGTCGAGGAGGACGACGTGGTCACGCTGTACCTGCCGATGGTCCCGGAGCTGCCGATCGCGATGCTGGCGTGCGCGCGCATCGGTGCGCCGCACAACGTCGTCTTCGCGGGGCTGTCCGCGGAGGCGCTCGCGACGCGGATCGACGCGGCCGACTCCGAGTACCTGATCACCTGCGACGGCTACTACCGCCGGGAGGACGCGTTCAACCAGAAGTCGAAGGCGGACAACGCTCGGATCCGCGCCGAGGGGGAGCTGTCGGCCGCGGTCGTCGTCGACCGCCTCGGCGACGAGCTGGCCGTCTCGCTGGGCGACGACGAACACGAGTACGACGCGCTCGTCGAAGCGCACGACGGCGAGACGGTCGAGCCGGTCGCCCGCGACGCGACAGACCTCCTCTTCGTGATGTACACCTCGGGGACGACCGGGCGGCCGAAGGGGGTCGAGCACGCCACGGGCGGCTACCTCGCGCACGTGGCGTGGACGACGCGGAAGGTCTTGGACGTGCGCCCCGACGACACCTACTGGTGCGCCGCCGACATCGGCTGGATCACCGGTCACTCCTACGGCGTGTACGGCCCGCTCGCGACCGGCACGACGACCGTGCTGTACGAGGGGTCGCCCGACTACCCCGACCGCGACCGCGTCTGGGACCTGATCGAGCGCAACGCGGTGAGCGTCTTCTACACCTCACCGACGGCGATCCGGTCGTTCATGAAGTGGGGCGCGGAGTACCCCGAGTCGCACGACCTCTCGTCGATCCGCCTGTTGGGGACCGTCGGCGAGTCGATCACCCCGAAAGCGTGGCGGTGGTACCGCGAGCACGTCGGCGGCGGCGACGCCCCAGTGGTCGACACCTGGTGGCAGACGGAGACGGGGGCCATCTCGCTCGCCACCCTCCCCGGGATCACGCCGATGAAGCCGGGGAAGGTCGGCCCGCCGCTGCCGGGCATCGACGCCCGCGTCGTCGGCGAGGACGGCGAGCCGGTCGACCCCGGCGAGTCGGGGTACCTCACGCTCGCCTCCCCGTGGCCGGGGATGCTACGCGGGCTCCGCGAGGGGGACGAGCGCTACCTGCGGGAGTACTGGGTGGAGGGCGAGGACGGCTGGCGCTACCGCACCGGCGACGGCGCGACCGTCGACGAGGACGGCTACGTCACGATCCTCGGACGCGTCGACGACGTGATCAACGTCCGCGCCCAGCGGTTCAACACCGGCGAGTTAGAGGCGGCCATCGTCGACGCCGACGGCGTGACCGAGGCCGCGGTCGTCGGCGACGGCGACGGGCACATCGTGGCGTACGTGACGACGAAGAGCGACGTCGAGCCCGGCGAGCCCCTACGCGAGGCCATCGCCGACCGGCTGGCGAGCGTCGTCGGCGACGTGGCCCGGCCCGACCGCGTCGTGTTCACCCCCGAACTCCCGAAGACGCGGTCGGGGAAGATCATGCGGCGACTCCTGGAGGACATCGCCCGCGGCGAGGAGTTCGGCGACGTGAGCGCGCTCCGGAATCCGGAGGTCGTTGGCGAGATCGAGTCGACCGTTCGGGAAATGGGTAACCAGATATAA
- a CDS encoding DUF2061 domain-containing protein: MHTTVFSRDAIHARRRAVVKTLCYRALMVTITVLVAWLVVADIGQAASIGLATNAVKTLTYYGYERLWDHVSWGVGASR; the protein is encoded by the coding sequence ATGCACACCACCGTCTTCTCGCGGGACGCGATCCACGCCCGTCGCCGCGCGGTCGTCAAGACCCTCTGCTACCGGGCGCTGATGGTCACGATCACGGTGCTGGTCGCGTGGCTCGTCGTCGCCGACATCGGCCAGGCGGCGAGCATCGGCCTCGCGACCAACGCCGTAAAGACGCTCACTTACTACGGCTACGAGCGCCTGTGGGACCACGTCTCCTGGGGCGTCGGCGCGTCGAGGTGA
- a CDS encoding bacterio-opsin activator domain-containing protein: MVDGLDADAYDALVTAAETYRAALVVRLAGEAGLRTDEITRVAPRHLREAESVADARLLAVPAGDDGSEEGESPSSDDEPVDRETVVPASLAADLDRYATSEGLDDDDPYVDVSSRRVQMIVSETAARAAGLTDAALDERVTPSSLRKTFARRHLVERDADPRAVRDAGGWESLGTLDPYLDPLDGEALAAAIAGDDRDGDASAMRGETTVLPGFEALADPDGAAPAAAVAAGLIEADRWAEAWVVRRAVGGERADVATAAGVDREALADRGVTAGGPWLDAITDGAPAATDGRQGTAGRPAVAVPAAYEGVVHGALCVVAADDDPVDEPERRALAALGGCLGRAITADRWRELLHSDAVTEVEFHTTDDAAFLARASERLDCRIELASTVDVDDDVSRAYLSVDGARPQDFAAVVEAATGVSDFRVIETGEDGCSASVRLADGSLVRALIDHGATVRDASAADGRVRVVADFPEGTNVRPVADGLRDRFADVRLASKESVARSPRTESSLRDGVADRFTDRQWAALSAAYHGGYFDWPRGSTAEEVADAMDVSSPTFHNHLRKAQRALLDGVFEDGADRPIREGDERATPPGG, from the coding sequence ATGGTCGACGGCCTCGACGCGGACGCGTACGACGCGCTCGTCACCGCCGCGGAGACGTATCGCGCGGCGCTCGTCGTCAGGCTGGCGGGCGAGGCCGGGCTCCGAACCGACGAGATCACCCGCGTCGCACCGCGACACCTGCGCGAGGCGGAGTCGGTCGCGGACGCGCGACTCCTCGCGGTCCCCGCGGGCGACGACGGGAGCGAGGAGGGTGAATCACCCTCGTCCGACGACGAACCGGTCGACCGCGAGACCGTCGTTCCGGCGTCGCTGGCGGCAGACCTCGACCGGTACGCGACGAGCGAGGGGCTCGACGACGACGACCCGTACGTCGACGTCTCGTCCCGGCGCGTCCAGATGATCGTGAGCGAGACGGCGGCGCGGGCGGCCGGCCTCACCGACGCCGCGCTCGACGAACGGGTCACCCCCAGTTCCCTCCGGAAGACGTTCGCCCGGCGGCACCTCGTCGAGCGCGACGCCGACCCGCGGGCGGTCCGGGACGCCGGCGGCTGGGAGTCGCTGGGCACGCTCGACCCGTACCTCGACCCGCTCGACGGCGAGGCGCTCGCGGCCGCCATCGCCGGCGACGATCGGGACGGCGACGCGTCCGCGATGCGGGGCGAGACGACCGTCTTACCGGGGTTCGAGGCGCTCGCGGACCCCGATGGTGCGGCCCCGGCAGCGGCCGTCGCCGCCGGACTGATCGAGGCCGACCGCTGGGCCGAGGCGTGGGTCGTCCGCCGGGCGGTCGGCGGCGAGCGGGCCGACGTGGCAACGGCGGCGGGCGTCGACCGGGAGGCGCTCGCGGACCGCGGCGTGACCGCCGGAGGACCGTGGCTTGACGCGATCACTGACGGCGCGCCCGCGGCGACCGACGGGCGTCAGGGGACCGCGGGGCGGCCCGCCGTTGCGGTCCCCGCGGCCTACGAGGGCGTGGTCCACGGCGCGCTCTGCGTCGTCGCGGCCGACGACGACCCGGTCGACGAGCCCGAACGCCGAGCGCTCGCCGCCCTCGGGGGGTGTCTCGGCCGCGCGATCACCGCTGACCGGTGGCGGGAGCTGCTCCACTCCGACGCGGTCACCGAGGTCGAGTTCCACACGACCGACGACGCCGCGTTCCTCGCCCGCGCGAGCGAGCGACTGGACTGCCGGATCGAGCTGGCGTCGACCGTCGACGTCGACGACGACGTCTCACGGGCGTACCTCTCCGTCGACGGCGCTCGCCCACAGGACTTCGCGGCGGTCGTTGAGGCGGCGACGGGCGTCTCCGACTTCCGGGTGATAGAGACCGGCGAGGACGGCTGTTCGGCGTCGGTCCGCCTCGCGGACGGGTCGCTCGTCAGGGCGCTCATCGACCACGGTGCGACCGTGCGCGACGCGTCCGCCGCCGACGGCCGGGTCCGCGTCGTCGCCGACTTCCCCGAGGGAACGAACGTCCGCCCCGTCGCGGACGGGCTGCGCGACCGGTTCGCGGACGTCAGGCTCGCGAGTAAGGAGTCGGTCGCGCGGTCGCCGCGCACGGAGTCGTCGCTGCGGGACGGCGTCGCCGACCGGTTCACGGACCGCCAGTGGGCCGCGCTGTCGGCGGCGTACCACGGCGGCTACTTCGACTGGCCGCGCGGGAGCACGGCCGAGGAGGTGGCCGACGCGATGGACGTCTCGTCGCCGACGTTCCACAACCACCTCCGGAAGGCCCAGCGCGCCCTCCTCGACGGCGTCTTCGAGGACGGCGCGGACCGGCCGATTCGGGAGGGCGACGAGCGGGCGACACCGCCGGGCGGGTGA
- the acs gene encoding acetate--CoA ligase, which yields MTEGDGQLEARLAEQEVFEPSESFVEQANVSDPEIYEEFDENWPECWETAADLLEWETDYDQVLDDSNPPFYEWFTGGELNASANCLDRHLDERGDEAAIEWVGEPVDEDDRTYTYEELHREVNEFAAALREQGVEEDDVVTMYMPMIPELPIAMLACARIGAPHSVVFAGFSADALATRMNSADSEYLVTCDGYYRRGDPLDHLDKANEGLSGVDHETTTVVVDRLGPNGDDFGHDLGDDQIDYGDLVAEHEGAEVEPVTRDAEDMLFLMYTSGTTGKPKGVKHTTGGYLSWVSWTSQSVLDIKPDDTYFCSADIGWITGHSYIVYGPLSLGTTTMMYEGTPDHPERDRLWEIVEEHEATQLYTAPTAIRAFMKWGSKFPDRHDLSSLRLLGTVGEPINPRAWKWYYQHIGDEECPVVDTWWQTETGGMMVTTLPGVKDMKPGAAGPPLPGLDVQILDTLGDEVEPGKAGYLTVQKPWPGMLRTLYNNDERYIEEYWAEYSDTDSDDPDDWVYFPEDGAKIDDDGYITVLGRVDDVLNVSGHRLGTMEIESAIVGVEGVAEAAVVGGNHDIKGEAVYAYVTTEDGYEGNDELREAIVAGVEDAIGPIARPEQVVFTPDLPKTRSGKIMRRLLENIADGEELGNTSTLRNPEIVEEIQQKANAE from the coding sequence ATGACAGAGGGAGACGGCCAACTGGAAGCGAGATTAGCGGAACAGGAGGTATTCGAGCCGTCGGAGTCGTTCGTCGAGCAGGCGAACGTCTCCGACCCAGAGATATACGAGGAGTTCGACGAGAACTGGCCCGAGTGCTGGGAGACGGCCGCCGACCTGCTGGAGTGGGAAACCGACTACGACCAAGTGCTCGACGACAGCAACCCCCCCTTCTACGAGTGGTTCACGGGCGGCGAGCTGAACGCGTCGGCGAACTGCCTCGACCGACACCTCGACGAGCGCGGCGACGAGGCCGCCATCGAGTGGGTCGGCGAGCCCGTCGACGAGGACGACCGCACGTACACGTACGAGGAACTCCACCGCGAGGTGAACGAGTTCGCGGCCGCCCTTCGGGAGCAGGGCGTCGAGGAGGACGATGTCGTCACGATGTACATGCCGATGATCCCGGAGCTGCCGATCGCGATGTTGGCCTGTGCGCGCATCGGCGCGCCCCACAGCGTCGTGTTCGCCGGGTTCTCGGCCGACGCGCTGGCGACGCGGATGAACTCCGCGGACTCCGAGTACCTCGTCACCTGCGACGGCTACTACCGCCGCGGCGACCCGCTCGACCACCTCGACAAGGCGAACGAGGGGCTCTCGGGCGTCGACCACGAGACGACCACGGTGGTCGTCGACCGGCTCGGGCCGAACGGCGACGACTTCGGCCACGACCTCGGCGACGACCAGATCGACTACGGCGACCTCGTCGCGGAACACGAGGGCGCCGAGGTCGAGCCGGTCACGCGCGACGCCGAGGACATGCTGTTCCTGATGTACACCTCGGGGACGACCGGGAAGCCGAAGGGCGTGAAACACACGACCGGCGGCTACCTCTCGTGGGTGTCGTGGACCTCGCAGTCGGTGCTCGACATCAAGCCGGATGACACCTACTTCTGTTCGGCCGACATCGGCTGGATCACGGGGCACTCGTACATCGTCTACGGGCCGCTTTCGCTCGGTACGACGACGATGATGTACGAGGGGACGCCGGATCACCCGGAGCGCGACCGCCTCTGGGAGATCGTCGAGGAGCACGAGGCGACCCAGCTGTACACCGCCCCGACCGCGATTCGGGCGTTCATGAAGTGGGGCTCGAAGTTCCCGGACCGCCACGACCTCTCCTCGCTGCGGCTGCTCGGCACGGTCGGCGAGCCGATCAACCCGCGCGCGTGGAAGTGGTACTACCAGCACATCGGCGACGAGGAGTGCCCCGTCGTCGACACGTGGTGGCAGACCGAGACCGGCGGGATGATGGTGACGACGCTGCCCGGCGTCAAGGACATGAAGCCCGGCGCCGCGGGGCCGCCGCTGCCCGGGCTCGACGTCCAGATCCTCGACACGCTCGGCGACGAGGTAGAGCCCGGAAAGGCCGGCTACCTCACGGTACAGAAGCCGTGGCCCGGCATGCTCCGGACGCTGTACAACAACGACGAGCGCTACATCGAGGAGTACTGGGCGGAGTACTCCGACACCGACAGCGACGACCCTGACGACTGGGTGTACTTCCCGGAGGACGGCGCGAAGATCGACGACGACGGCTACATCACCGTCCTCGGCCGCGTGGACGACGTGCTCAACGTCTCCGGCCACCGACTGGGGACGATGGAGATCGAGTCGGCGATCGTCGGCGTCGAGGGCGTCGCCGAGGCCGCGGTGGTCGGCGGGAACCACGACATCAAAGGCGAGGCGGTGTACGCCTACGTCACCACCGAGGACGGCTACGAGGGCAACGACGAACTCCGCGAGGCGATCGTCGCGGGCGTCGAGGACGCCATCGGCCCGATCGCCCGGCCCGAACAGGTCGTGTTCACGCCCGACCTGCCGAAGACCCGGTCCGGGAAGATCATGCGCCGCCTGCTCGAGAACATCGCTGACGGCGAGGAGCTCGGGAACACGAGCACGCTTCGGAACCCGGAAATCGTCGAAGAGATCCAGCAGAAGGCAAACGCCGAGTAG
- a CDS encoding DUF4212 domain-containing protein gives MTDNTSRERDDAVADGGRATDNAVTDGGRATDDAVTDGGRATDDAVTDGGRATDDAVTDGGVASSGAAQTHNNTDYLGAEVNILNPSTPYMRDHLRIVWSGFAVWVLAVWGPVTLTRIAPGPMTQPMPILQFPLHYFLVAFGAPTSALILAFWYSRKRDALDEKYGIEHGDVAATDGGADE, from the coding sequence ATGACAGATAATACCTCACGCGAACGAGACGATGCGGTCGCCGACGGTGGCCGCGCAACAGATAACGCGGTCACCGATGGTGGCCGCGCAACTGACGACGCGGTCACCGATGGTGGCCGCGCAACTGACGACGCGGTCACCGATGGTGGCCGCGCAACTGACGACGCGGTCACCGACGGCGGCGTCGCCTCCTCGGGAGCCGCACAGACGCACAACAACACCGACTACCTCGGAGCGGAGGTGAACATCCTGAATCCGAGCACGCCGTACATGCGCGATCACCTGCGCATCGTGTGGTCGGGGTTCGCCGTCTGGGTCCTCGCGGTGTGGGGGCCGGTGACCCTGACGCGGATCGCCCCCGGTCCGATGACGCAGCCGATGCCAATCTTACAGTTCCCGCTTCACTACTTCCTCGTCGCGTTCGGCGCGCCGACCAGCGCGCTGATCTTAGCGTTCTGGTACTCGCGCAAGCGGGACGCGCTCGACGAGAAGTACGGTATCGAGCACGGTGACGTCGCGGCGACCGACGGAGGTGCCGACGAATGA
- a CDS encoding VC_2705 family sodium/solute symporter, whose product MTASSLLLQSDLLPEALNISFKVGPAVLVIGMLGLFLTIGFVFRVADTEDMWVAGRSIGNVENGMAIGANWMSAASYLGMAASIALAGFYGLVYVVGWTTGYFILLIFLAAQLRRFGKYTAPDFVGDRFNSDTARAIAAVTTFLIGFVYAIGQAKGMALVGLYIFGNYGGLIPGLDGYQVMVVAMMVVTVGYLTLSGMLGATKNQAVQYVILILAFVVGLFVVGWTNGYSTVLPQLEYGALISQLGSEFSEPFASSSYYLWVATTFSLIVGTCGLPHVLVRFYTVESERTARWSTVWGLFFICILYWSAPAFAAFGTDLYSQNVGATYGDPGMTSAASEVIVVLATQLSGLPPWFVGIVAAGGIAAAIATVAGLFIAGSSAISHDIYTNIINEDATQRQQILVGRLSIVALGALTTLAALNPASSIAALVGYAFSLAGSVLFPMFFLGMWWENANRQGALAGMTTGLTLWSLPMINQIVPTYIGSLEAPLSAGLAQWMPAIGSALITLPIVFVVTIAVSMATDEPSLETKRIVRQCHSPEPMGQQETAEDVVADGGEDVATDGGRAMDDAAAECDRAVEEDENTEER is encoded by the coding sequence ATGACGGCGAGTTCGCTCCTCCTACAGAGCGACCTCCTGCCGGAGGCGCTCAACATCTCGTTCAAGGTGGGGCCCGCAGTCCTCGTGATCGGGATGTTGGGGCTGTTCCTCACGATCGGATTCGTCTTCCGTGTCGCCGACACCGAGGACATGTGGGTCGCCGGTCGGTCCATCGGGAACGTCGAGAACGGGATGGCGATCGGGGCGAACTGGATGTCCGCCGCCTCGTACCTCGGCATGGCGGCGTCGATCGCGCTCGCGGGGTTCTACGGGCTGGTGTACGTCGTCGGCTGGACAACGGGGTACTTCATCCTGCTCATCTTCCTCGCCGCGCAGCTGCGCCGGTTCGGGAAGTACACGGCGCCGGACTTCGTCGGCGACCGATTCAACTCCGACACCGCGCGCGCCATCGCTGCGGTGACGACGTTCCTCATCGGCTTCGTCTACGCCATCGGACAGGCGAAGGGGATGGCCTTGGTCGGCCTGTACATCTTCGGTAACTACGGGGGTCTCATCCCCGGCCTCGACGGGTACCAAGTGATGGTCGTCGCCATGATGGTCGTCACCGTCGGCTACCTGACGCTGTCCGGGATGCTGGGCGCCACGAAGAACCAGGCGGTCCAGTACGTCATCCTCATCCTCGCGTTCGTGGTCGGCCTGTTCGTCGTCGGCTGGACGAACGGCTACTCCACGGTGCTGCCGCAGCTGGAGTACGGCGCGCTGATCAGCCAGCTCGGCAGCGAGTTCTCCGAGCCGTTCGCCTCGTCGAGCTACTACCTGTGGGTCGCGACGACGTTCTCGCTGATCGTCGGGACCTGCGGGCTCCCGCACGTGCTCGTCCGGTTCTACACGGTCGAGAGCGAGCGGACGGCCCGCTGGTCGACGGTCTGGGGGCTGTTCTTCATCTGCATCCTTTACTGGAGCGCTCCCGCGTTCGCGGCGTTCGGGACCGACCTCTACTCGCAGAACGTCGGTGCGACGTACGGTGACCCCGGCATGACGAGCGCGGCCAGCGAGGTCATCGTCGTGCTGGCGACGCAGCTTTCGGGGCTGCCGCCCTGGTTCGTCGGCATCGTCGCGGCGGGCGGTATCGCCGCGGCCATCGCGACGGTCGCCGGGCTGTTCATCGCCGGTTCGTCGGCGATCAGCCACGACATCTACACGAACATCATCAACGAGGACGCGACGCAGCGCCAGCAGATCCTCGTCGGCCGCCTCTCGATCGTTGCGCTGGGCGCGCTGACCACGCTGGCGGCGCTCAACCCCGCATCCTCGATCGCGGCGCTCGTGGGATACGCGTTCTCGCTCGCCGGCTCCGTCCTGTTCCCGATGTTCTTCCTCGGCATGTGGTGGGAGAACGCCAATCGGCAGGGCGCGCTCGCCGGCATGACCACCGGACTCACGCTCTGGTCGCTCCCGATGATCAACCAGATCGTGCCGACGTACATCGGTTCGCTCGAAGCGCCGCTGTCGGCGGGGCTGGCGCAGTGGATGCCCGCCATCGGCTCGGCGCTCATCACGCTCCCGATCGTGTTCGTCGTCACCATCGCCGTCTCGATGGCCACCGACGAGCCGTCGCTCGAGACGAAGCGGATCGTCCGGCAGTGTCACAGCCCCGAACCGATGGGCCAACAGGAGACCGCCGAGGACGTCGTCGCCGACGGCGGCGAGGACGTCGCGACCGACGGCGGCCGCGCAATGGACGACGCGGCCGCCGAGTGCGACCGCGCAGTTGAGGAAGACGAAAACACGGAGGAGCGATAA
- a CDS encoding universal stress protein, translated as MYDRILVPTDGSDVAEAAVDHALDLAEKYDAEVHALYVVDIDSVNFSLGTEQVDRLKQGRFDEMGELKEQADEATGVVADRGAERGVDIVEHVSGGRPHKVIGDYAENHDIDLIVMGSHGRAGVRRALLGSVTERTLRSTHVPVLVVDYLDED; from the coding sequence ATGTACGACCGAATACTCGTTCCCACGGACGGCAGTGACGTCGCGGAGGCCGCCGTCGACCACGCGCTCGACCTCGCGGAGAAGTACGACGCCGAGGTCCACGCGCTGTACGTGGTCGACATCGACTCCGTGAACTTCAGCCTCGGCACCGAGCAGGTCGACCGGCTCAAGCAGGGCCGGTTCGACGAGATGGGTGAGCTGAAAGAGCAGGCCGACGAGGCGACCGGCGTGGTCGCCGACCGCGGAGCCGAACGCGGCGTCGATATCGTCGAGCACGTCTCCGGCGGTCGACCGCACAAGGTGATCGGCGACTACGCCGAGAACCACGACATCGACCTCATCGTGATGGGGAGTCACGGCCGCGCGGGCGTCCGCCGCGCGCTGCTGGGCAGCGTCACGGAGCGCACCCTGCGCTCGACGCACGTGCCCGTTCTCGTCGTCGACTACCTCGACGAGGACTGA
- a CDS encoding NAD(P)-dependent oxidoreductase, translating into MSTLLVVGGSGFIGRDVCRFAVRDDHEVRSVSRSGRPDVDEAWADAVSWTSADLFRPNAWRDRLDGVDAVVHSVGTLAEAPREGVTFERVNGDAALLTALEAERAGVDAFAFLSAAAKPPGVRNAYLTAKRRAEASIADLDLDVVTLRPGPVYGPGQPHLPGVVDRVLRFVASAPPLASRLGEARPLSVDTVARATYRAALDPDERLLDVSDIRDLAG; encoded by the coding sequence ATGTCGACCCTCCTCGTCGTCGGCGGCAGCGGCTTCATCGGACGCGACGTGTGCCGGTTCGCGGTCCGCGACGACCACGAGGTCCGCAGCGTCTCGCGGAGCGGCCGCCCCGATGTCGACGAGGCGTGGGCGGACGCCGTCTCGTGGACGAGCGCCGACCTCTTCCGCCCGAACGCGTGGCGCGACCGCCTCGACGGCGTCGACGCCGTGGTCCACTCGGTCGGGACGCTCGCCGAGGCGCCGAGGGAGGGAGTCACCTTCGAGCGCGTCAACGGGGACGCCGCCCTCCTCACGGCGCTGGAGGCGGAGCGCGCCGGCGTCGACGCGTTCGCCTTCCTCTCGGCGGCGGCGAAGCCGCCCGGCGTTCGAAACGCCTACCTGACGGCGAAGCGCCGCGCCGAGGCGTCCATCGCCGACCTCGATCTCGACGTTGTCACCCTCCGGCCCGGTCCCGTCTACGGCCCGGGACAGCCGCACCTCCCCGGCGTCGTCGACCGCGTCCTCCGGTTCGTCGCGAGCGCGCCGCCGCTCGCGTCGCGGCTCGGGGAGGCGCGACCGCTCTCCGTCGACACCGTCGCGCGGGCGACGTATCGCGCCGCGCTGGACCCGGACGAGCGACTGCTCGACGTCTCCGATATCCGCGACCTCGCCGGGTGA